Proteins encoded together in one Desulfosporosinus meridiei DSM 13257 window:
- a CDS encoding acyl-CoA dehydrogenase yields MRFLSLLLNPQNYQSPQNDLLSKEIMEKTIHFFEDKGLKSIKEDDQASRWYTDFLKLIKKEQIFSTLLTPAGYGASDSRFDLFRVCEFNEISAFYSLSYQYAYQVSILGLGPIWMGDNEKAKHFTAQKLREGAIFAFGLSEKTHGADLYSNEMSLTLNGEESYLANGGKYYIGNANEAALVSTFAKYSENNDYVFFVVDSQHRNYKLNKKISTSGVRSAYVGDYELIDYPITKDEILSSGTLAWDSALSTINIGKFQLGFASIGICTHAYYEALNHASYRELYGKKVTDFPHIQKIFTESYARLIAMKLYALRSLDYFRSASDDDRRYLLFNPIQKMKVTTQGMKIIEMLLDAIAAKGFEQDTYFETAIRDIGMIPRLEGTTHVNIALVIKFINNYFFNPVEYPAIPKRDDPADDSYLFRQKAGKLASVRFPNYHLPYEGIQIPNVIIFLEQIELFRTFLEQAGPNHEQLKNIDYMLALGEMFTLIVYAQLILENSKLNPISSELLSEIFSFIVRDFAQFALTQISNYNNTTQQEYFLKAMLKKPHLDSEITRKLWNNEVKPLIGIYQ; encoded by the coding sequence GTGAGGTTTTTGTCCCTCTTACTTAATCCCCAAAACTATCAAAGTCCGCAAAATGATTTGTTATCTAAGGAAATAATGGAGAAAACTATCCATTTTTTTGAGGACAAAGGACTCAAAAGTATCAAGGAAGATGATCAGGCCAGCCGCTGGTATACAGATTTTCTAAAACTAATAAAAAAAGAACAAATATTCTCAACCCTGTTAACTCCAGCAGGCTATGGAGCATCAGATTCTCGATTTGATTTGTTTCGTGTCTGCGAATTCAACGAAATCAGTGCCTTTTATTCATTATCTTATCAATATGCTTATCAGGTTTCTATTCTCGGACTTGGACCTATTTGGATGGGGGATAATGAAAAAGCTAAACACTTTACCGCCCAGAAGTTAAGGGAAGGGGCAATTTTTGCCTTCGGATTATCCGAAAAGACCCATGGAGCGGATCTCTATAGTAACGAAATGTCCTTAACTTTAAATGGCGAGGAGAGCTATCTTGCAAATGGTGGCAAGTACTATATTGGTAATGCAAATGAAGCTGCACTAGTATCAACATTTGCGAAATATAGTGAGAATAATGACTATGTGTTTTTTGTCGTTGACAGCCAGCATCGGAACTATAAATTAAACAAAAAGATCTCCACCTCAGGCGTCCGTTCCGCCTACGTTGGAGATTATGAACTTATTGATTATCCGATTACTAAGGATGAGATCCTATCGAGCGGAACCTTGGCATGGGATTCTGCTCTATCTACTATAAATATCGGTAAATTTCAATTAGGGTTTGCCTCAATTGGAATTTGCACCCATGCTTATTATGAAGCTCTAAATCATGCGTCTTACCGTGAATTATATGGTAAAAAAGTAACAGACTTCCCACATATTCAGAAGATTTTTACTGAATCTTACGCTCGCCTGATTGCTATGAAGCTCTATGCCTTGAGAAGTTTAGATTATTTCCGCTCTGCTTCCGATGATGATCGGCGCTATTTACTATTTAATCCTATTCAAAAAATGAAAGTTACTACTCAAGGCATGAAAATAATTGAGATGCTTCTTGATGCAATTGCCGCCAAGGGTTTTGAACAAGATACTTATTTTGAAACTGCCATTAGAGACATTGGTATGATTCCTCGTTTGGAAGGAACTACTCACGTAAATATTGCCTTAGTTATTAAATTCATCAACAACTATTTCTTTAATCCAGTCGAATATCCGGCAATTCCCAAACGGGATGACCCTGCAGATGACTCTTATCTTTTCCGTCAGAAGGCTGGAAAGCTGGCTTCGGTACGTTTTCCTAATTACCACTTACCCTACGAAGGAATACAGATACCTAATGTGATAATTTTCCTAGAACAAATCGAGCTCTTCCGAACTTTCCTAGAACAGGCCGGCCCCAATCACGAACAGTTGAAGAATATTGACTATATGTTGGCCTTAGGTGAAATGTTCACTTTGATTGTCTACGCCCAACTAATTTTAGAAAACTCTAAGCTCAACCCAATATCTTCAGAATTACTCAGTGAAATCTTTAGCTTTATAGTTCGTGATTTTGCCCAATTCGCATTAACCCAGATCTCCAATTATAACAATACTACACAGCAGGAGTATTTTCTAAAAGCTATGCTGAAGAAGCCTCACCTAGATTCGGAAATAACACGTAAACTTTGGAACAATGAAGTTAAACCTTTAATTGGCATCTATCAATAA
- the msrB gene encoding peptide-methionine (R)-S-oxide reductase MsrB, whose translation MNSDGLQLATFAGGCFWCMVKPFEELAGVAKVEAGYTGGSVENPTYEDVCSKKTGHFEAVQITFDPLLVSYYRLLDTYWKQIDPTNPMGQFVDLGHAYRSAIFYHNEEQKNLAERSKMDIEESKRFNKPIVTEILPAVNFYPAEEYHQSYYKKFPLRYGAYRQGSGRDDFLNEYWGEHRDKELLKSKLTTMQYKVTQEKATEPPFQNNYWNNFEEGIYVDVISGEPLFSSQDKFESGCGWPSFSKPIQTGAISEKPDFSLLMRRTEVLSANTEAHLGHVFEDGPEQTGGLRYCINSAALRFIPKEALIKEGYGNYLSMFDHDRK comes from the coding sequence ATGAATAGCGACGGATTGCAACTTGCTACCTTTGCTGGAGGTTGTTTTTGGTGCATGGTTAAACCCTTTGAAGAATTGGCTGGTGTTGCTAAGGTAGAGGCGGGGTATACCGGTGGAAGTGTAGAGAATCCGACTTATGAAGATGTATGCTCTAAGAAGACTGGACATTTTGAAGCGGTACAGATTACCTTTGATCCACTCCTAGTATCTTATTATCGATTGTTAGATACTTACTGGAAACAGATTGATCCGACAAACCCTATGGGTCAGTTTGTTGATCTGGGACATGCATATCGATCTGCAATTTTTTATCATAATGAGGAACAAAAAAACCTTGCCGAAAGATCCAAGATGGATATTGAAGAAAGTAAGCGATTTAATAAACCTATTGTGACAGAAATCTTACCGGCGGTTAATTTTTATCCTGCTGAAGAATATCACCAGTCCTATTATAAAAAGTTTCCATTGAGGTATGGAGCCTATCGTCAAGGATCTGGCAGGGATGATTTTCTTAATGAGTATTGGGGGGAGCATAGAGACAAAGAACTCTTGAAATCAAAACTGACAACTATGCAGTATAAAGTGACTCAAGAAAAAGCAACCGAGCCTCCTTTTCAAAATAATTACTGGAATAATTTCGAAGAAGGAATTTATGTAGATGTAATTTCTGGAGAACCGCTTTTCAGTTCTCAGGATAAATTCGAGTCTGGTTGTGGGTGGCCCAGCTTTTCAAAACCAATTCAAACAGGAGCAATTTCAGAAAAACCAGATTTCAGTCTTTTAATGAGGCGTACCGAAGTTCTTAGTGCTAACACGGAAGCCCATCTGGGACATGTCTTTGAAGATGGCCCTGAGCAGACTGGTGGGTTGCGTTATTGTATTAACTCTGCAGCCTTGCGCTTTATACCTAAAGAAGCATTAATTAAAGAGGGTTACGGTAATTACTTAAGCATGTTCGATCATGATCGTAAATGA
- a CDS encoding zinc-ribbon domain containing protein, whose translation MFNDKILTCRDCGQEFIFSASEQEFFAEKGFTNDPGRCPQCRAAKKAQTRSSGGYNNRQEREMFPAVCATCGKETTVPFRPSGEKPVYCRDCFHPTPRNNW comes from the coding sequence ATGTTTAATGACAAGATTTTGACTTGTCGAGACTGTGGTCAAGAATTTATTTTCTCTGCATCCGAACAGGAATTTTTTGCAGAAAAAGGGTTTACGAATGATCCTGGAAGATGCCCTCAGTGCCGCGCCGCTAAAAAGGCACAGACTCGATCTTCCGGTGGATATAATAACCGTCAAGAACGGGAAATGTTTCCCGCCGTCTGTGCCACCTGTGGCAAGGAAACAACCGTTCCTTTTCGCCCCTCTGGCGAGAAACCTGTGTATTGCCGTGACTGCTTCCACCCCACCCCTCGGAATAATTGGTAG
- a CDS encoding B-box zinc finger protein produces MNCNYHPNQEAEALCVKCKNPICQECTIKVEDKTICRHCLERSLSFNSGPNLAPEIIPKNTFIEKFLFLCYSLIPGAAHMHLGLFRRGTQLLIITFGGLALINFIGLNFIIPFIVIPAWFFSFFESHHLRRRVEKGQTIVDQDLFDRQLFDYTPLLKNHRLIGATIIILGLLSFIHQLDRYSFIRNLIGNWDLYNLLRGSIVPLMLILGGIYLILRTSRPQKMLDLTSDIPKVFDKE; encoded by the coding sequence ATGAATTGTAACTATCATCCTAACCAAGAGGCCGAAGCCCTTTGTGTAAAATGCAAAAATCCAATCTGCCAAGAATGCACAATTAAGGTAGAAGATAAAACAATCTGTCGTCATTGCCTAGAACGAAGTCTTAGCTTCAATTCAGGACCTAACCTGGCACCAGAAATAATTCCAAAAAATACGTTCATTGAGAAATTTCTATTTCTGTGCTACAGTCTAATTCCAGGAGCAGCTCATATGCATCTGGGACTATTTCGTCGAGGAACACAATTATTGATTATTACCTTTGGAGGACTAGCGCTAATTAATTTTATTGGCCTGAATTTTATTATTCCATTTATAGTAATTCCTGCTTGGTTTTTCAGCTTCTTTGAAAGCCATCATCTAAGAAGACGAGTTGAAAAAGGGCAGACTATCGTTGATCAGGATCTCTTCGACCGTCAATTATTTGACTACACTCCTCTTTTGAAGAATCATCGTTTAATAGGAGCTACTATAATTATCTTAGGTCTTCTCAGCTTTATCCACCAATTAGACAGATATTCATTTATAAGAAATCTAATAGGCAATTGGGATTTGTATAATTTGCTAAGAGGAAGTATAGTCCCATTAATGCTGATCTTAGGAGGTATTTACCTAATTCTCAGAACCTCACGCCCACAAAAAATGTTGGATTTAACATCTGATATCCCAAAAGTTTTCGATAAAGAGTAA
- a CDS encoding anti-sigma factor family protein, whose amino-acid sequence MTCYRSQDSWHSYVKQCLSDSERNEMASHLGHCPECREIVSDIKKTLEIISNPDIPMPQLGIKVNVMDSIDKSRYKQNLVSVNTFRLFELRNWGFSMIAAGVFLFAFNLTSFSSIIKTDQVTELGSSLSKQISIPLDKVSQAASSFLNHLIPNSRTN is encoded by the coding sequence ATGACTTGTTATCGAAGCCAGGACAGTTGGCACAGTTACGTTAAACAGTGTTTGAGCGATTCAGAGCGAAACGAAATGGCCTCTCATCTAGGGCATTGCCCCGAATGCCGAGAAATTGTTTCTGATATCAAGAAAACGTTAGAGATAATCTCAAACCCAGATATCCCTATGCCTCAGTTAGGTATCAAAGTCAATGTTATGGATTCAATTGACAAGAGCAGATATAAGCAGAACTTAGTGAGTGTTAATACTTTTCGTCTTTTCGAGTTGAGAAATTGGGGCTTTAGCATGATCGCTGCCGGTGTTTTCCTGTTTGCCTTTAATCTAACCTCATTTAGCTCGATAATTAAAACAGATCAGGTGACAGAACTGGGCTCTTCACTTAGCAAACAAATATCTATTCCCTTAGACAAAGTAAGTCAGGCTGCTTCTTCTTTTTTAAACCACTTAATTCCTAATTCTCGAACAAATTAG
- a CDS encoding RNA polymerase sigma factor: MHYHAQTILKEDEEIIQAVLIGNGERYGDIIDRYQTKLYRVSYYYTQNIEDARDLVQDIFIKAYNNLSSFKQGSAFSTWLYRIAVNHCLDWCRKKKPQYAEVSCLDIFAAEEEGPEDIFLRQEVASEIQAAVGNLPAIYSTVLILYYFEDFSPQEIADITNTSKRTVETRLFRGRKILRAKLHSKSSGGEGHDLLSKPGQLAQLR, translated from the coding sequence TTGCATTATCATGCTCAAACCATCCTTAAAGAGGATGAGGAAATAATTCAGGCTGTCCTAATTGGAAATGGCGAGCGATACGGCGATATCATAGATCGCTATCAGACGAAATTATATCGGGTGTCTTATTATTATACCCAAAACATCGAGGATGCTCGGGATCTGGTTCAGGATATTTTTATAAAAGCCTACAACAATCTTTCCAGCTTTAAACAGGGTTCGGCCTTTTCAACTTGGCTCTACAGAATTGCCGTCAACCATTGTCTTGATTGGTGTAGGAAGAAAAAGCCCCAATATGCAGAAGTAAGTTGTTTGGATATTTTTGCCGCTGAGGAAGAAGGCCCCGAAGACATATTTCTTCGACAGGAGGTTGCCTCTGAAATCCAAGCAGCTGTTGGGAACTTGCCAGCAATTTATAGTACAGTCTTAATCTTATACTATTTTGAAGATTTTAGCCCTCAGGAAATCGCTGACATAACAAATACGTCCAAGCGAACCGTTGAAACCCGCTTATTTCGAGGCCGAAAAATATTACGGGCTAAACTGCACTCAAAGTCCTCTGGAGGTGAAGGTCATGACTTGTTATCGAAGCCAGGACAGTTGGCACAGTTACGTTAA
- a CDS encoding potassium channel family protein: MRRQFVVIGLGRFGTSVAKTLSDLGHDVLAMDKNEHAVHALMNDVTQAVRADGREEETLRALGVRNFDVAIVAMGDDLEANILITLMLKEMGIPMVVAKAQSTQHGKVLEKIGADQIIYPEQDMGIRLANNLIRSNVLDFIELSQDYSIFEVAASTRFLKKSIGELDLRAAYGINVMAVKKKGGEIVVAPGPAYIIGEKDVLVIVSSKKALSKLPD, from the coding sequence GTGCGTAGACAATTTGTAGTTATAGGATTAGGCAGATTTGGAACGAGTGTAGCGAAAACTTTAAGTGATTTAGGCCATGACGTCCTAGCAATGGATAAAAATGAGCATGCAGTTCATGCTCTAATGAATGATGTAACTCAGGCAGTAAGAGCTGACGGAAGAGAAGAGGAAACACTTCGTGCTTTAGGGGTTAGGAACTTTGATGTGGCAATTGTTGCAATGGGTGATGACCTGGAAGCTAATATTTTAATTACACTTATGTTAAAAGAAATGGGAATTCCAATGGTTGTAGCAAAAGCTCAATCTACACAACACGGAAAAGTGTTAGAGAAAATTGGGGCTGACCAAATAATTTATCCTGAACAAGATATGGGGATACGTCTGGCAAATAATTTGATTCGTTCAAACGTGCTGGACTTTATAGAATTATCACAGGATTATAGTATCTTTGAGGTTGCCGCGTCTACACGCTTTCTTAAGAAAAGTATTGGAGAATTAGATTTGAGAGCCGCCTATGGAATTAATGTTATGGCAGTCAAGAAAAAGGGGGGCGAAATTGTGGTTGCCCCCGGCCCTGCTTATATAATAGGAGAAAAGGATGTATTAGTCATTGTCAGCAGCAAAAAAGCTCTTTCCAAATTGCCTGATTGA
- a CDS encoding Na+/H+ antiporter NhaC family protein, with the protein MENSWVSLLPFLVVIPISVLSKQVQPGLFAGLILGSYLIQPDLFGGIKTLISYLINNLVKPNNIRIIIFLYVFAGLINLTKIMGGMKGFVNLVGRRVKTKRSAMLLIWLSTIGTFNNPNFRIVTVAPIMKLLKRRLPISLQKIGFMIEVTANPVVALVPIATAFVGYMVSLIGTSLQQVGINESPYSVFIKSIPFNFFSLSIIGIGLYYSFFREMSSETQENLVDTNEAQHEEEALKKCIENYQKETPSKPINLILPLCVILIMTLFLSWRDGRSQTNNFFETFLKADSLGVMLEALFVTLLLSLLFFLLQGISVAKIVTHFVEGGNELVSVILMLALVWALSAVSEDLGFSTYIASNLVGWIPKSFIAPIVFILGSSIAYFIGSSWGTWGLLMPLAVTLAQETGSSIILVIGAVFASGTFGAFASPLSDNSITLCTILDLPVMEYARSKLIPSLIAAIITTVLFTVVSILI; encoded by the coding sequence ATGGAAAATTCATGGGTCTCCCTTTTGCCTTTTTTAGTGGTTATCCCCATATCAGTTTTGTCCAAACAGGTTCAACCAGGCCTGTTTGCAGGTTTAATCTTAGGCAGCTATCTTATTCAGCCGGATCTCTTTGGAGGCATCAAAACACTCATATCCTATCTAATTAACAATTTAGTAAAACCTAATAATATTCGAATTATTATATTTCTTTATGTTTTTGCCGGCCTTATAAACTTGACCAAAATAATGGGAGGAATGAAGGGATTTGTTAACCTTGTGGGCCGCAGGGTTAAAACCAAACGCTCAGCAATGCTGCTAATCTGGCTTTCAACAATTGGAACTTTTAATAACCCGAATTTTAGAATTGTGACTGTAGCTCCCATCATGAAGTTATTGAAAAGGAGGCTGCCAATCTCTTTGCAGAAAATAGGCTTTATGATTGAAGTAACAGCTAATCCGGTAGTTGCACTTGTTCCCATAGCAACTGCATTTGTTGGATATATGGTATCTTTAATTGGAACATCTCTACAACAAGTGGGAATTAACGAATCCCCCTACAGTGTGTTTATAAAAAGCATACCTTTTAATTTCTTTTCACTCTCCATAATAGGCATAGGACTTTACTATAGCTTTTTTAGAGAAATGAGCAGTGAAACTCAGGAGAATTTGGTTGATACCAACGAAGCGCAGCACGAGGAGGAAGCACTTAAAAAGTGTATTGAAAACTATCAGAAAGAAACCCCCAGCAAACCAATAAATCTCATTCTCCCTCTCTGTGTGATCTTAATTATGACTCTCTTTTTAAGTTGGAGAGACGGCCGGTCTCAAACCAACAACTTCTTTGAGACCTTTTTAAAAGCTGATTCACTAGGGGTTATGCTTGAGGCTCTTTTTGTAACATTGCTTTTGTCATTGCTTTTCTTTCTTTTACAGGGTATTAGTGTCGCTAAAATCGTAACTCATTTCGTTGAGGGTGGCAATGAACTGGTTTCTGTTATCCTAATGCTTGCATTAGTTTGGGCCTTATCGGCTGTTTCCGAAGATTTGGGATTCTCAACCTATATTGCTTCAAATTTAGTAGGTTGGATCCCTAAAAGCTTTATTGCGCCAATTGTTTTTATTTTAGGAAGTTCTATTGCTTACTTCATCGGTTCATCTTGGGGAACCTGGGGTTTATTGATGCCCCTGGCAGTAACATTAGCTCAAGAGACCGGCTCAAGTATCATCCTTGTAATTGGAGCTGTTTTCGCTAGTGGTACCTTCGGTGCCTTCGCTTCTCCTTTAAGTGACAATTCTATAACTTTATGTACAATTCTTGACCTACCCGTTATGGAATATGCCAGGTCGAAGTTAATACCATCATTAATTGCAGCTATTATAACTACTGTCTTATTTACAGTTGTTTCTATATTGATATAA
- the sucC gene encoding ADP-forming succinate--CoA ligase subunit beta — MKMFEYMGKEIFSKYGLKVPKGRMVNNPKDAALIAKDIGGAVVIKSQVLSGKRGKAGGIKFADNPEQAKAAAQEIFEMTVQGHAVEILLVEEKLKIDKEFYLAITIDLAAKRPVIIASIKGGMDIEEVAEDYIIKEQIDVELGMQSFIASDIVRRMGVTLNSPLGKELVRTIRTLYRIFVEIDAELVEINPLVISGDKVIAADSKITIDDAALYRQRELPRVEERTVVEKTAHDLGLSFVELDGDIGVMANGAGITMGTLDTITYYGGKPANFLDAGGGTGEEGTAKALELILSRNPKAIVINIFGGITRCDDVARALASVKKNIGIPVPVVVRLVGTNQEAGRAILKEVGIEAYDFMQDAIKKVVELSK, encoded by the coding sequence GTGAAAATGTTTGAGTATATGGGGAAAGAAATATTTTCAAAATACGGACTTAAAGTGCCGAAGGGGAGAATGGTGAACAACCCGAAAGATGCTGCTCTTATAGCGAAGGATATCGGCGGAGCTGTAGTAATAAAATCTCAGGTGTTATCTGGAAAACGTGGCAAGGCTGGTGGAATTAAGTTTGCGGATAATCCTGAACAGGCCAAAGCTGCAGCACAAGAGATATTTGAAATGACCGTTCAAGGACATGCAGTTGAGATTTTACTTGTAGAGGAAAAGCTGAAAATTGACAAGGAATTTTATTTGGCTATCACTATAGATTTAGCAGCAAAGAGACCTGTCATCATTGCCTCGATCAAGGGTGGCATGGATATTGAAGAAGTCGCTGAAGATTACATTATTAAAGAACAAATCGATGTAGAATTAGGTATGCAGAGTTTTATTGCCAGTGATATTGTTAGACGAATGGGTGTAACTCTTAATAGCCCTCTAGGTAAAGAACTTGTAAGAACAATACGAACTTTGTATAGGATTTTTGTGGAGATAGATGCTGAGTTGGTGGAGATAAACCCGTTAGTTATTAGTGGTGATAAAGTCATCGCAGCGGATTCAAAAATTACTATTGATGACGCTGCACTTTATAGACAAAGAGAACTACCACGGGTAGAAGAGCGTACAGTAGTGGAGAAAACTGCTCATGATTTAGGACTATCTTTTGTTGAGCTCGATGGTGATATTGGGGTTATGGCTAATGGTGCCGGGATTACTATGGGTACACTTGATACTATAACTTATTATGGAGGAAAACCTGCTAATTTCCTTGACGCTGGAGGAGGAACAGGTGAGGAAGGTACTGCAAAAGCGTTAGAATTAATATTATCTAGGAATCCTAAGGCAATAGTTATTAACATATTTGGTGGAATTACTCGTTGCGATGATGTCGCAAGAGCCTTAGCTTCTGTGAAAAAAAATATTGGTATTCCAGTTCCTGTGGTCGTACGGTTAGTAGGTACCAACCAAGAAGCTGGGCGGGCAATACTTAAAGAAGTTGGCATTGAAGCCTATGATTTTATGCAGGATGCGATTAAGAAAGTGGTAGAGCTTTCTAAGTAA
- the sucD gene encoding succinate--CoA ligase subunit alpha, with the protein MAIIIDEMTNVLVQGISGKQGLFHTKQMLSYGSKVVAGTSPGKGGTTVEGIPVYDSVRAVIEKHRIDASVVFVPATMAKDAALEALEAGIKVVVVVTEHIPVHDEMAIVAYAKRVNSIVIGPNTFGIVSSGKCKIGIPPNQFFIPGPVGIVARSGTLTYEIVGNLTAQNIGQSTVVGMGGDRVVGLTFVDVLKKFEQDPETKVVVLIGEIGGFAEEEASQYIKEMTKPIVAYIAGKSAPQGKQMGHAGAIIERGKGTYEGKVKALTEAGAKIVELPFEVPGIIKELLLKL; encoded by the coding sequence TTGGCCATTATTATTGATGAAATGACGAATGTGCTGGTCCAGGGAATATCTGGTAAACAAGGTCTTTTCCATACAAAGCAAATGTTAAGCTATGGAAGCAAAGTTGTAGCAGGAACTTCCCCCGGTAAAGGTGGAACCACTGTCGAGGGAATACCAGTATATGATAGCGTTCGAGCTGTAATTGAGAAGCATCGGATTGATGCGTCGGTAGTTTTTGTTCCTGCGACTATGGCCAAAGATGCGGCTTTGGAAGCTTTGGAGGCGGGAATAAAAGTAGTTGTAGTTGTTACTGAACATATCCCTGTTCATGACGAAATGGCAATCGTTGCTTACGCAAAGCGGGTTAATTCGATTGTTATAGGACCAAACACATTTGGAATTGTATCTTCGGGTAAATGTAAGATCGGTATCCCGCCTAATCAATTCTTTATTCCTGGCCCCGTGGGTATTGTAGCTCGCTCAGGTACGCTCACTTACGAAATCGTTGGGAATCTCACAGCCCAAAACATTGGACAATCAACAGTTGTCGGGATGGGCGGTGATCGAGTAGTTGGGCTTACATTTGTCGATGTCCTTAAGAAATTTGAGCAAGATCCGGAAACTAAAGTAGTTGTATTAATTGGAGAAATTGGAGGTTTTGCTGAGGAAGAAGCTTCTCAATATATTAAAGAAATGACCAAACCGATAGTGGCTTACATTGCTGGAAAGAGTGCTCCCCAGGGTAAACAAATGGGTCATGCAGGAGCTATCATCGAGCGAGGTAAGGGAACTTACGAAGGTAAGGTAAAGGCATTAACAGAGGCTGGAGCAAAGATTGTTGAACTTCCTTTTGAGGTGCCGGGAATAATCAAGGAACTACTGCTTAAGCTATAA
- a CDS encoding MBL fold metallo-hydrolase has translation MSKDTLIELMPKFFFIPGECKGRFPYSNGLLIDSSLRVLVDAGFGLSRREEILRNGDVDVIINTHFHLDHAFGNKYFPKAEIWAHVLDAPALRSTKEFLAYSGLDHTPDFPEGYPFPHGMPGRAVGRELAEGEILDFGNVVLQVLHTPGHTPGHISLYEPKEGILFSGDIDLSPFGPFYGNTSSSLEEFSKSIRRLIDLNPKVLVTSHSPIISDNIPERLKEYAEIIDFRATKILQALRVPRSKQELMEMKIIYDHYPEPQSLYRYFEEVMIGKHLRHLMGLGEVKLIPNQKYKAYA, from the coding sequence ATGAGTAAAGATACGCTTATAGAGCTTATGCCGAAGTTCTTTTTTATCCCCGGGGAATGTAAGGGGCGATTTCCTTATAGCAATGGTTTGTTGATCGATTCCAGCTTAAGAGTGCTTGTTGATGCTGGGTTTGGACTTAGCCGCAGAGAGGAAATACTTAGAAACGGCGATGTGGATGTAATCATAAATACACACTTTCATCTGGATCATGCTTTTGGCAACAAATATTTCCCCAAAGCAGAAATATGGGCTCACGTCCTGGATGCACCTGCCCTGCGAAGTACAAAAGAATTTTTGGCCTATTCAGGACTAGATCATACACCGGATTTCCCAGAGGGATATCCCTTTCCCCATGGCATGCCAGGTCGAGCGGTAGGAAGAGAACTTGCAGAAGGGGAGATCTTGGACTTTGGAAATGTAGTCTTACAAGTGCTTCATACCCCGGGCCATACACCCGGGCATATCTCCCTCTATGAACCAAAGGAAGGCATATTGTTTTCCGGGGATATTGATTTGTCTCCGTTTGGGCCGTTTTATGGAAATACAAGTTCGAGTTTGGAGGAGTTTTCCAAGTCGATTAGACGACTAATTGATTTAAATCCCAAAGTACTGGTGACAAGTCATTCCCCGATCATTTCAGACAATATCCCCGAACGACTTAAAGAATACGCTGAGATAATTGACTTTCGAGCAACCAAAATATTACAAGCCTTGCGTGTTCCCAGGTCAAAACAAGAATTAATGGAGATGAAAATTATATATGATCACTATCCTGAACCTCAAAGCCTTTATAGATATTTTGAAGAGGTCATGATTGGAAAACACCTTCGGCACTTAATGGGGCTTGGAGAGGTCAAATTAATACCGAATCAAAAGTATAAGGCTTATGCCTGA
- a CDS encoding nitroreductase family protein produces MGLDVKTALIERRSIRKYKSDPVPEDLLQELFEAARLAPSGTNHQPWRFVVVKNQTIKEQIREAAFNQKFLSEAPILLVCCADLSSYAKNTRKRVQELVDAGVFGPEAFDNYPGIDQELDANALKGFIPHAMLNVALAIEHIALRAVSLGLGTCWVQLMKAKKIAQILELPDNLVITALMPVGFPDQSPPLRPRINIEEIVYRVLE; encoded by the coding sequence ATGGGTTTGGATGTAAAAACAGCACTCATAGAGCGAAGAAGTATCCGTAAATACAAATCAGATCCTGTTCCAGAGGATTTACTGCAAGAATTGTTTGAGGCAGCTCGCTTGGCTCCTTCGGGTACCAATCATCAACCATGGCGTTTTGTTGTGGTTAAGAATCAGACGATTAAAGAACAAATCAGAGAGGCTGCCTTTAACCAAAAGTTTCTAAGTGAAGCTCCAATTTTGCTTGTTTGTTGTGCAGATCTTTCTTCCTATGCCAAGAACACCAGAAAAAGGGTACAAGAATTAGTTGATGCTGGAGTATTTGGACCTGAGGCTTTTGACAATTATCCGGGCATTGATCAAGAACTGGATGCTAACGCACTGAAGGGATTTATTCCACATGCCATGCTGAATGTTGCCCTTGCAATAGAGCATATTGCTCTGCGAGCTGTGTCCCTGGGTCTGGGTACCTGCTGGGTGCAATTAATGAAAGCAAAGAAAATTGCTCAGATTCTGGAATTGCCCGATAATTTGGTGATCACTGCCTTGATGCCGGTAGGTTTTCCTGATCAAAGCCCCCCTTTACGTCCAAGGATAAATATAGAAGAGATTGTATATAGAGTACTTGAATAA